A genomic segment from Aspergillus puulaauensis MK2 DNA, chromosome 1, nearly complete sequence encodes:
- a CDS encoding BRCT domain protein (COG:L;~EggNog:ENOG410Q4IT;~InterPro:IPR001357,IPR036420;~PFAM:PF00533,PF12738): MAGKAASNKELPLARVVLCFTSILPEMRTELVTIAGQMGAGHNYDLTSEVTHLLVGDTSTPKYKYVARERPDVVVLQPEWVEAVRQSWMKGGDTNIRDLEDKYKLPTFAGTAICTTGFGDMEMRNHIRTQVQFHGGQFSRDLTKAMTHLIARSAEGEKYKFATQWNVKVVTLKWFTDSIERGMILEETLYHPLLPPEKQGSGAWNRSLPAPKKKESDTEGSSGARPRKLRRIASAKLGDQNENIWGDIIGMGFETAEPKPPREKQEPNERKQKASSTVQIAKSFASETTGTLSQPREPAGEPSIDRRNGFLDGCFFLIHGFSSKQTNVLRNHLSFNGAQLIDSPGDFSRPDIPKQGHGLYIIVPYKTPRSSAPSTDDLAFECEVVTDMWLERCLDSKTLVTPESHIANTPIPSFPVKGLSGMNICSTGFSRIDLLHLSKLVTLVGATYNEYLKPTASVLICNGSASSNHEKLRHTHEWGVPAVTVDWLWSSIRQEKKQPFEPYTVRKQSTQGSKDPETRTGSRPETKRPSEQTAKEKETRQTIHESPPKVAPSKLTHKQDSKQQKPPTEPPPKTDENGVKSPPAKRKYADQPSETDSSTKFAFDLAVGGLLKNARTATSRSNPEPTGDHDRIRSRRSRPLLGRAQSNSSARAAEQQKTFSRASSIDTLNEDGCGSAIESIHTDGGIPSLGNSGRFDFEYRDNELERGAEGTEDETPPMTQLNYEDPDAVEMREKFLRHAGKVVKEPAKKQDLVVGEVRDLEATGWGTGRRTRNANKTTIVEDDDF; this comes from the exons ATGGCAGGAAAAGCTGCCTCGA ACAAGGAGCTCCCTCTTGCGAGGGTAGTTCTCTGTTTCACGTCCATTCTTCCGGAAATGCGG ACTGAGCTGGTCACCATTGCAGGTCAGATGGGCGCGGGCCATAACTATGACCTCACATCCGAAGTTACCCATTTGCTAGTCGGCGACACCAGCACCCCGAAATACAAGTACGTCGCACGCGAGCGGCCAGACGTGGTGGTGCTTCAACCAGAATGGGTAGAGGCAGTGCGTCAGTCGTGGATGAAGGGTGGGGATACCAACATACGTGATCTGGAAGACAAATATAAGCTGCCAACTTTTGCCGGTACCGCGATCTGCACAACGGGCTTTGGCGACA TGGAAATGCGAAATCACATTCGTACCCAAGTCCAATTCCATGGCGGCCAATTCAGCCGAGACCTAACGAAAGCAATGACGCACCTTATTGCGAGAAGCGCAGAAGGCGAGAAGTACAAATTCGCGACGCAATGGAATGTCAAGGTGGTCACCCTCAAATGGTTCACCGACAGCATCGAGCGTGGAATGATTCTTGAGGAGACCTTATACCATCCCTTATTACCGCCGGAAAAGCAGGGTTCTGGAGCCTGGAATCGCTCTTTACCCGCACCTAAGAAGAAAGAGTCAGATACAGAAGGCTCATCAGGAGCCCGGCCACGAAAGCTGCGCAGGATAGCGAGCGCCAAACTTGGCGATCAAAACGAAAACATCTGGGGTGATATCATTGGCATGGGCTTTGAAACTGCAGAACCAAAGCCACCGAGGGAAAAGCAAGAACCAAATGAGCGGAAACAAAAGGCTTCTTCTACAGTCCAGATAGCCAAATCCTTCGCCAGCGAAACCACTGGCACACTTTCGCAACCCCGCGAACCAGCAGGAGAACCATCCATCGATCGCCGAAATGGGTTCTTGGatggctgcttcttcttaATTCATGGATTTTCCTCAAAACAGACCAATGTATTGCGGAACCATCTCTCATTCAATGGTGCCCAGTTGATAGATTCCCCCGGCGACTTCTCCCGACCAGATATACCAAAGCAGGGCCATGGCCTTTACATCATTGTCCCTTACAAGACTCCACGTTCCAGTGCTCCATCCACAGATGACCTAGCTTTTGAGTGTGAAGTTGTGACGGATATGTGGCTAGAAAGGTGCCTCGATTCAAAGACCTTAGTTACTCCCGAATCCCATATTGCAAATACACCGATACCTTCATTCCCTGTCAAGGGGCTATCGGGCATGAACATATGCTCCACTGGATTCTCACGCATCGACCTTCTACATTTATCGAAGCTTGTTACTCTAGTTGGCGCCACATATAATGAGTATTTAAAGCCCACGGCATCTGTGCTCATATGCAACGGGTCAGCATCCTCGAACCACGAGAAACTACGCCATACTCATGAATGGGGAGTCCCAGCGGTAACTGTTGATTGGCTGTGGAGCTCTATCCgacaagagaagaagcaaCCTTTCGAGCCATATACCGTTCGGAAACAATCGACACAAGGCAGCAAAGATCCAGAAACGCGGACTGGCTCTCGTCCAGAGACCAAGCGGCCCTCCGAACAGACcgcgaaggaaaaggaaacaagACAAACCATCCACGAAAGCCCTCCGAAGGTGGCCCCAAGCAAACTTACGCATAAGCAAGACTCAAAACAACAAAAACCTCCAACGGAGCCTCCACCCAAAACCGACGAAAACGGGGTGAAATCCCCACCAGCAAAACGCAAATACGCGGACCAACCATCAGAAACAGACTCTTCCACAAAATTTGCCTTCGACCTTGCTGTAGGGGGCCTCCTGAAAAATGCACGAACGGCGACCTCGCGTTCAAACCCCGAGCCGACTGGAGACCACGACAGAATACGCTCAAGGCGATCAAGGCCGCTCCTTGGGCGTGCCCAGTCGAACTCCTCAGCTCGCGCGGCTGAGCAGCAAAAGACCTTCTCTCGAGCAAGCTCCATCGATACACTCAATGAAGATGGTTGTGGGAGCGCGATTGAGAGTATACATACGGATGGCGGTATTCCTTCGCTTGGAAACAGTGGTCGGTTTGACTTTGAGTACCGCGACAATGAACTTGAACGGGGCGCTGAGGGTACAGAAGATGAGACTCCGCCAATGACACAGTTGAATTACGAGGATCCCGATGCTGTAGAGATGAGGGAGAAGTTTCTTCGACATGCTGGCAAGGTTGTGAAGGAGCCAGCGAAGAAGCAAGATTTAGTTGTTGGGGAAGTTCGGGATTTGGAAGCGACTGGGTGGGGGACTGGACGGAGAACGCGGAATGCGAACAAGACTACAAttgtggaagatgatgattTTTAA
- a CDS encoding uncharacterized protein (COG:S;~EggNog:ENOG410Q1Z4): MNPPMPHPHHALAHPGERPHVLFNTPHSPVNHDQLANQMNQLRIQQERFSPRNERRSSRDSIVSTDVDEDAATWYVGYTFFKAQPAPGYPYSWRKVDKAKINLGQGDLADLIRKRARKMSTADQYQKLTTVKRPHVDRVIEDLQQNNPQFQWSCAYVKEETRDVKGKSFRREYETTSMSIILVGKRTNRSFSGEPPGFRDQRPAQAQRPSSENQHRPIVGSGSYADIRSVPNISPTPMPSQMPGMQPGLTQSHQQGPSAFRLPPQNPMAAQNPMAAQNPMAAQNPTTARTPMPGPQHSDHGNWAQNVPRDSLPHPPMPHPPHPGPAVHNPISQPFMANTRPDDQDHDARRVKVDSGVQNNRNEMPRQNTTHRHQPDFHADHRMNANKKRGKSPKPQFGSEPDLVYDSTSSGDENPTPEYYDDDSEEEFSSREAKSNKIRLPSRGSFHHGARSPSQPHHRYRTHYRKQPRQVADRGYRRYRDDADVDLIPAEGMHSARSVVRSHGGGRQWGVQPRIIHQEPSSDDLEVLMMNQYRGQPQNESRTRILDNWQAELAQRENFIEYQEQRLKNTFRNDRMDDMGYMHRSRSLRDPIPAPYARGYPLRTLNYY, translated from the coding sequence ATGAACCCCCCTATgccccatccccatcacgCTCTGGCTCACCCGGGCGAGAGACCTCATGTCTTGTTCAACACCCCGCATAGTCCTGTGAACCATGATCAGCTAGCGAACCAGATGAACCAACTCCGCATTCAACAAGAGAGGTTCAGCCCAAGAAATGAAAGAAGGTCGTCAAGGGACTCCATTGTTAGCACTgatgttgacgaagatgCGGCGACATGGTATGTTGGCTACACATTTTTCAAGGCCCAGCCGGCTCCGGGCTACCCATACTCCTGGAGGAAAGTCGATAAAGCCAAGATAAACCTGGGGCAGGGTGACCTTGCCGACCTCATACGAAAGAGGGCTAGGAAAATGTCGACCGCAGATCAATATCAGAAATTAACGACTGTCAAGAGGCCCCATGTGGATCGCGTAATCGAGGATCTacaacaaaacaaccctCAATTCCAATGGAGCTGTGCCTATGTAAAAGAGGAGACGAGGGACGTCAAGGGCAAAAGTTTCCGTCGTGAATACGAAACGACTTCAATGAGCATCATACTCGTGGGGAAACGGACAAACCGATCATTTTCTGGCGAACCCCCAGGTTTCAGAGACCAGAGACCTGCCCAGGCTCAACGTCCCTCATCCGAGAACCAGCATAGACCTATCGTTGGAAGTGGTTCATACGCTGATATACGAAGTGTGCCGAACATTTCCCCAACGCCTATGCCATCCCaaatgcctggaatgcaaCCTGGGCTTACACAATCTCACCAACAAGGCCCTTCTGCCTTCCGTCTGCCGCCGCAGAACCCAATGGCCGCACAGAATCCAATGGCCGCGCAGAATCCAATGGCCGCACAGAACCCTACGACCGCACGAACCCCAATGCCAGGCCCACAGCATTCGGACCACGGAAATTGGGCACAGAATGTTCCAAGAGACTCCCTACCACATCCTCCGATGCCACATCCCCCGCATCCGGGGCCGGCGGTGCACAACCCGATAAGCCAGCCGTTTATGGCCAATACTAGACCCGATGACCAGGACCATGATGCACGAAGAGTTAAGGTCGATTCAGGCGTCCAGAATAATAGGAACGAGATGCCACGTCAGAACACAACCCACCGTCATCAGCCGGATTTTCACGCGGATCATCGGATGAACGCTAATAAAAAGCGTGGCAAGTCTCCAAAACCGCAGTTTGGATCAGAGCCGGACCTCGTGTACGACAGCACCAGTAGCGGAGACGAGAACCCGACGCCTGAATACTACGACGACGACTCGGAGGAAGAGTTCTCTAGCCGAGAAGCCAAGTCAAATAAGATTCGCCTACCATCGCGAGGAAGCTTTCATCATGGCGCCCGTTCCCCATCGCAGCCCCATCATCGTTACCGTACACATTATCGGAAGCAACCCCGACAGGTTGCAGATCGTGGGTACAGGAGATATCGAGACGATGCCGATGTCGACTTGATCCCAGCGGAAGGAATGCATAGTGCAAGAAGCGTGGTCAGGTCTCATGGCGGAGGCCGGCAATGGGGTGTACAGCCCAGGATAATCCACCAAGAGCCGAGCTCTGATGACCTCGAAGTACTTATGATGAACCAGTACCGAGGACAACCCCAGAATGAGAGCCGAACCCGGATTTTGGATAATTGGCAAGCAGAGCTAGCACAGCGTGAGAACTTCATCGAGTACCAGGAGCAGAGACTCAAGAATACGTTTCGCAACGATCGGATGGATGATATGGGTTATATGCACCGTTCAAGGTCTCTGCGAGATCCCATACCCGCCCCATATGCCCGTGGTTATCCACTGAGGACCCTGAATTACTATTAG
- the DID4 gene encoding ESCRT-III subunit protein DID4 (BUSCO:EOG09264T0J;~COG:U;~EggNog:ENOG410PG7K;~InterPro:IPR005024;~PFAM:PF03357;~go_process: GO:0007034 - vacuolar transport [Evidence IEA]) has translation MNIVEWAFGKRMTPAERLRKHQRALDRTQRELDRERTKLENQEKKLIQDIKKSAKNGQVGACKIQAKDLVRTRRYIQKFYQMRTQLQAISLRIQTVRSNEQMMQSMKGATMLLGSMNRQMNLPALQRIAMEFERENDIMDQRQEMMDDAIDEATGMEGEEEEGEDIVKEVLDEIGVDLNQALGETPSGIQKESVNETRVAQAVGAGGGGGGGGGPANDDDDLQARLDSLRR, from the exons ATGAAT ATCGTCGAGTGGGCATTCGGAAAGCGTATGACGCCCGCAGAGCGTCTCCGCAAACACCAGCGGGCCCTTGATAGGACACAGCGTGAACTGGATAGGGAGCGGACCAAGTTGGAGAACCAGGAAAAGAAGCTCATAcaggatatcaagaagaGCGCGAAGAACGGACAAGTCGGTGCCTGCAAGATCCAGGCAAAAGACCTGGTACGGACGCGAAG ATATATCCAAAAGTTCTATCAGATGCGGACACAACTACAGGCTATTTCCCTTCGCATTCAG ACCGTTAGGAGCAACGAACAGATGATGCAGTCGATGAAGGGTGCAACTATGTTACTGGGAAGCATGAATCGACAAATGAATCTCCCGGCGCTGCAACGGATTGCGATGGAATTCGAGCGAGAAAACGACATAATGGATCAACGGCAGGAGATGATGGATGATGCGATTGACGAAGCAACagggatggaaggagaagaagaggaaggcgaagacaTTGTCAAGGAAGTTTTGGACGAGATCGGTGTAGATCTCAACCAGGCG CTGGGCGAGACACCATCGGGGATACAGAAAGAGTCGGTCAACGAGACGCGGGTGGCTCAAGCGGTTggtgctggcggcggcggcggtggcggcggcggccctgcaaatgacgacgacgacctACAAGCAAGGCTCGACAGCCTCAGACGATAA
- the FZO1 gene encoding mitofusin (BUSCO:EOG09260RGH;~COG:O;~EggNog:ENOG410PHSB;~InterPro:IPR022812,IPR027417,IPR027094,IPR030381;~PFAM:PF00350,PF01926;~TransMembrane:1 (o808-832i);~go_function: GO:0003924 - GTPase activity [Evidence IEA];~go_function: GO:0005525 - GTP binding [Evidence IEA]) — protein MSQEYFPGKGGSSAGEGSSRHVPDERPEESPFVPGLPPSYMTVGNGSTSESATALMNTLHADSGYGGSIADGDSSAGWRSEMLVDRPTPAHTPTQPGEWNPAAEHEKQVVASHVHQLLYNSNRTKLARAISRTIETLRELQDMNRQWPAHYPAAQSAPDSPLRRPSLNQTQSSFGNSDAQHDDLSRPGGLRRAATMPTNEELAESSATAERRAPPEPRLISPQIAQEFSILKLDLKLGAMSQAELVHSLEKSSIASLLDGKISQSVKHLLSLRDRIEDISSKVLITGDLNAGKSTFCNALLRRKVLPEDQQPCTSIFCEVLDARENGGLEEVHAVHKNQQYNRNDETTYDAYALNELENIVIDNSKYMHCKVYVKDVRTIDESLLNNGVVDIALIDAPGLNSDSLKTTAVFARQEEIDVVVFVVSAANHFTLSAQDFIWNAAHEKAYMFMVVNGFDQIRDKQRCQRMILDQIKKLSPRTYKESAELVHFVSSNAIPVAPQGPVEGPGGGGGGGGGGGGSDPNGNDWPSGDDDDDKPGDKGKGKGKEKEKIQDFENLESSLRRFVLEKRSRSKLAPARTYLLNLLADMNSLASVNRDVADNELQNVLQELADLEPAYETGKKKKVELQEEVDKCIDDSCEDVYKHTRTTLTSAITNVSEANLGVEYPGIFSAFQYAEDLKLAMLEHISASVTGCEDYARTKTAQGVGFIQNLGLLHIGEDKFTAPTFRADLMFRRGRRHALARQVDTEVELLDFFDVSTLWERQEKLAGTGMAMTAVTVLGGRAFGGISWVDSMFGAVKFLGPNNMRRLLVPGVVAAALITTAYMLSAIPATLPPRLSRKIAATLSEMDYVHSNSTRISSEVRRILRVPAGNLHSSLAQDVEDIGRRKQEVSKTKQESEVASKYFANLFRDTTDNRNSVENIDLDGPLPGGLGAYDA, from the exons ATGAGTCAGGAATATTTTCCCGGCAAAGGTGGCTCCTCTGCCGGTGAGGGGTCATCGAGACACGTACCCGATGAAAGACCAGAAGAGAGCCCGTTCGTCCCCGGGCTCCCGCCCTCTTATATGACCGTTGGGAATGGTTCGACCTCGGAAAGTGCTACAGCATTGATGAATACACTGCATGCGGACTCAGGGTATGGCGGTAGTATAGCCGATGGAGACTCTAGTGCTGGATGGAGATCTGAGATGTTGGTGGATAGGCCGACTCCTGCGCATACTCCTACACAACCCGGAGAATGGAATCCCGCCGCCGAGCACGAGAAGCAGGTCGTTGCCAGTCATGTCCACCAGTTGTTATA TAACTCGAATCGAACCAAGCTTGCGCGCGCCATTTCCCGGACAATTGAGACGTTGAGAGAACTGCAGGATATGAACCGACAATGGCCCGCCCATTATCCTGCCGCGCAGAGTGCCCCGGACTCCCCTTTGCGAAGGCCTTCTCTAAACCAAACCCAGTCGTCTTTCGGGAACTCGGATGCACAACATGATGATTTGTCGCGGCCCGGAGGTTTAAGACGTGCCGCCACCATGCCTACGAATGAAGAACTTGCAGAATCGAGTGCCACAGCAGAACGTCGGGCTCCGCCGGAGCCGAGATTAATTAGCCCACAAATTGCGCAAGAATTCTCGATCCTAAAGCTGGACTTGAAGTTAGGAGCTATGTCACAAGCTGAACTGGTACACTCTCTGGAAAAATCGTCGATTGCATCGTTGTTGGATGGAAAAATCAGCCAGAGCGTGAAGCATCTGCTCTCGCTACGGGACAGAATCGAGGACATTTCCAGTAAAGTCTTGATTACAGGAGATTTGAACGCTGGAAAGTCAACGTTCTGTAACGCTCTGTTACGTCGCAAGGTACTACCCGAAGACCAGCAACCTTGCACTAGCATTTTCTGTGAAGTCCTCGATGCTCGGGAGAATGGTGGACTCGAGGAAGTGCATGCCGTGCATAAGAATCAACAATACAACCGCAATGATGAGACTACCTACGACGCTTACGCGCTGAATGAACTCGAGAATATCGTCATTGACAACTCCAAGTATATGCACTGCAAGGTTTACGTGAAGGACGTACGAACGATCGATGAGTCTTTGCTCAACAATGGAGTGGTCGACATTGCTTTGATCGATGCCCCTGGGTTAAACTCGGACTCCTTGAAAACCACAGCTGTCTTTGCTCGCCAGGAGGAAATTGATGTGGTGGTATTTGTCGTTTCGGCTGCCAACCATTTCACCCTCTCCGCCCAGGACTTCATTTGGAACGCAGCACACGAGAAGGCTTATATGTTTATGGTTGTCAACGGTTTCGATCAAATCCGTGACAAGCAGCGGTGCCAGCGAATGATTCTGGATCAAATAAAAAAGCTGAGCCCCCGCACATATAAAGAGTCTGCTGAACTTGTCCACTTTGTGTCGAGTAATGCTATTCCTGTTGCGCCACAAGGCCCTGTCGAAGGtcccggcggcggcggcggtggtggtggtgggggtggaggCTCTGATCCTAATGGAAATGATTGGCCGAgtggtgatgacgacgacgacaagcCCGGCGACAAAGGAAAGGGTAaagggaaggagaaggaaaagatCCAAGATTTCGAGAATCTGGAAAGTTCGTTGCGTCGATTTGTGCTGGAGAAACGATCTCGCTCGAAGTTGGCTCCTGCGCGGACCTATCTTCTCAACCTTCTTGCAGACATGAATTCTCTAGCCTCCGTCAATCGCGATGTGGCGGATAATGAGCTCCAGAATGTATTGCAGGAATTGGCGGACCTGGAACCTGCATATGAAActggaaaaaagaagaaggttgaaCTGCAAGAAGAAGTCGATAAGTGCATTGACGATTCGTGTGAGGATGTGTACAAGCACACTCGGACAACCTTGACATCTGCAATCACCAATGTGTCCGAGGCCAACTTGGGTGTTGAATACCCCGGAATCTTCTCTGCATTCCAATATGCTGAAGATCTGAAATTGGCCATGCTAGAGCATATTTCTGCTTCAGTGACTGGATGCGAGGATTACGCTCGTACAAAGACGGCGCAGGGAGTAGGCTTCATTCAAAACCTCGGTCTGTTACATATTGGTGAAGACAAGTTTACTGCACCCACTTTCCGCGCCGATCTAATGTTCCGCCGTGGACGTCGTCATGCGCTTGCTCGACAGGTGGACACGGAAGTAGAACTACTGGACTTCTTCGACGTCTCTACTCTTTGGGAGCGGCAAGAGAAGCTTGCCGGAACAGGCATGGCCATGACAGCCGTGACTGTACTCGGTGGTAGGGCGTTTGGTGGTATTAGTTGGGTTGATAGCATGTTTGGCGCCGTTAAATTCCTCGGGCCAAACAACATGCGACGTCTCCTCGTGCCTGGCGTTGTCGCTGCTG CTCTTATTACTACGGCGTATATGCTCTCTGCAATTCCTGCCACGCTTCCTCCCCGGCTTTCACGGAAAATTGCCGCAACACTTTCGGAGATGGATTACGTCCATTCCAACTCTACTCGGATATCGTCTGAAGTGCGCCGTATTCTCCGCGTACCCGCCGGCAACCTGCACAGCTCCCTGGCccaggatgtcgaggatatAGGGAGACGTAAACAGGAAGTCAGCAAAACGAAGCAGGAAAGTGAAGTGGCCAGCAAATACTTCGCTAACCTGTTCCGCGATACCACTGACAACAGGAATTCCGTCGAGAACATTGATCTAGACGGCCCGCTACCTGGCGGACTCGGTGCGTACGACGCATAG
- the TPI1 gene encoding triose-phosphate isomerase TPI1 (BUSCO:EOG092644TW;~COG:G;~EggNog:ENOG410PGYI;~InterPro:IPR020861,IPR035990,IPR000652,IPR022896, IPR013785;~PFAM:PF00121;~go_function: GO:0003824 - catalytic activity [Evidence IEA];~go_function: GO:0004807 - triose-phosphate isomerase activity [Evidence IEA];~go_process: GO:0006096 - glycolytic process [Evidence IEA]) — MPRQFFVGGNFKMNGNAESTTSIIKNLNTASLDSSAEVVISPPALYLLLAREIADQKIGVSAQNVFDKPNGAFTGEISVQQLREANINWTILGHSERRVILKESDEFIARKTKAAIDGGLSVIFCIGETLEEREANKTIEVVTRQLNAAAKELSQEQWKKVVIAYEPVWAIGTGKVATTQQAQDVHAAIRKWLSDAISAEAAENTRIIYGGSVSEKNCQELSKEADVDGFLVGGASLKPAFVDIVNARL; from the exons ATGCCTCGCCAATTCTTCGTCGGTGGTAACTTCAAGAT GAACGGTAATGCTGAGAGCACTACCTCCATCATTAAGAACCTCAACACTGCCTCTCTGGATTCATCCGCCGAGGTCGTTATCTCCCCTCCCGCTctctacctcctcctcgcccgcgaGATTGCCGACCAGAAGATCGGTGTCTCTGCTCAGAACGTCTTCGACAAGCCCAACGGTGCTTTCACCGGTGAGATCAGTGTTCAGCAGCTCCGTGAGGCCAACATCAACTGGACCATCCTCGGACACAGCGAGCGTCGCGTTATCCTCAAGGAGAGCGATGAG TTCATTGCCCGTAAGACCAAGGCTGCCATTGACGGTGGTCTCAGCGTGATCTTCTGCATTGGTGAGACGCTCGAG GAGCGTGAGGCCAACAAGACCATTGAGGTCGTCACCCGTCAGCTTAACGCCGCCGCCAAGGAGCTTTCCCAAGAGCagtggaagaaggtcgtcaTTGCGTACGAGCCTGTCTG GGCCATTGGAACTGGCAAGGTTGCTACCACCCAGCAAGCCCAGGACGTTCACGCTGCCATCCGCAAGTGGCTCAGCGACGCCATCTCCGCCGAGGCTGCCGAGAACACCCGTATCATCTACGGTGGCTCGGTGAGTGAGAAGAACTGCCAGGAGCTCTCCAAGGAGGCCGATGTCGACGGATTCCTGGTCGGTGGTGCCAGTCTTAAGCCTGCCT TCGTTGACATTGTCAATGCTCGTCTGTAA
- the MDM10 gene encoding mitochondrial distribution and morphology protein 10 (BUSCO:EOG09262TUR;~COG:U;~EggNog:ENOG410PGAP;~InterPro:IPR027539;~PFAM:PF12519;~go_component: GO:0032865 - ERMES complex [Evidence IEA];~go_process: GO:0007005 - mitochondrion organization [Evidence IEA]) — MLDFMDYIQLAFAERTQWNRDNSYSSLTATTQSLLDFTTPERVRVHLSSLSTPNFATSYTLGTVGLIEGSVSYLYSNISFDNLPSKSALIPLRNLAPGYRQVQAPIAPSVDSWNWDSILDGIKSGSNGYGQGPDGQKATLLHATLHLPPPTTLNALFLRRISPTMQLSLAVSSTRGPPLSTSAPQATLLTQLSHDTGKYSNEYLFSTDNSLFGWRGLWNFGPDPRFHNDIQRLSLLSAGAEAYYSPVSSLIGMSTGLRFSTLPAASIPQSSSLIPSPSAPISTFPYTLTLTLTPLTGSLSTSYSLRASPNLSFSSRFGFNVYSWESEMVAGFELWRQSKKPKLAAGNDGADLEWARRKVRVWDPSAFPLAPPEPEIPPPNHEDETQESVLKLRVDQSWNVRLLWEGRVKELLVSAGVGLGPSSFSPSSYANSPGTAGAQGSGGGSPASYWRGVGVSVSYSS, encoded by the exons ATGCTTGATTTCATGGACTACATCCAACTCGCGTTCGCGGAGCGGACGCAATGGAACCGCGATAATTCGTACTCGTCGCTCACGGCGACAACGCAGT CCCTCCTAGATTTCACCACTCCCGAGCGTGTCCGGGTTCACCTTTCCTCTCTGTCAACCCCCAACTTCGCGACAAGTTATACTCTGGGTACCGTCGGATTGATCGAAGGCTCCGTATCGTACCTATACAGCAACATATCTTTTGATAACCTACCAAGCAAAAGTGCTTTAATACCTCTTCGTAATCTCGCACCAGGCTATCGACAAGTGCAAGCGCCTATCGCCCCCTCTGTTGACTCGTGGAATTGGGACTCTATACTAGATGGAATTAAGAGTGGAAGCAATGGCTACGGACAAGGCCCGGATGGACAGAAGGCAACGTTGCTCCATGCAACGTTGCACTTGCCACCACCGACAACCCTGAACGCGCTTTTCCTGCGACGCATTTCCCCAACTATGCAGCTCTCACTTGCTGTGTCCTCGACACGCGGCCCTCCACTATCAACGTCCGCACCACAGGCTACCCTCCTGACCCAGTTGTCTCATGACACTGGAAAGTACAGCAATGAATATTTATTCAGTACGGATAATTCCCTCTTCGGCTGGCGCGGACTCTGGAACTTTGGCCCCGATCCCCGGTTTCACAATGATATCCAACGCTTGTCGCTGTTATCAGCTGGCGCAGAGGCCTATTACTCCCCGGTATCATCACTAATAGGCATGTCCACGGGCCTAAGGTTCAGCACTCTACCAGCAGCTTCCATCCCACAGTCGTCGTCATTGATACCCAGCCCTAGTGCTCCCATATCAACTTTTCCATATACTTTAACACTCACTCTAACTCCCTTGACGGGATCCCTCTCTACCTCATACTCATTACGCGCCTCTCCAAACCTGTCCTTTAGTTCTCGGTTCGGTTTCAATGTTTATAGTTGGGAAAGCGAGATGGTAGCGGGATTCGAACTATGGCGACAATCGAAAAAGCCCAAGTTGGCCGCGGGAAACGATGGCGCCGATCTTGAATGGGCCCGCAGGAAGGTCCGTGTTTGGGATCCCTCAGCTTTTCCCCTGGCACCTCCCGAACCAGAAATCCCACCACCAAACCATGAAGACGAAACTCAAGAGTCAGTTCTCAAGCTACGAGTCGACCAATCTTGGAATGTTCGTCTTCTCTGGGAAGGTCGGGTGAAGGAGCTTCTGGTAAGTGCTGGGGTCGGGCTCGGCCCGAGTTCCTTCTCACCATCGTCATATGCAAACTCCCCGGGTACAGCCGGGGCTCAAGGTAGCGGTGGGGGCTCACCGGCGTCATACTGGAGGGGCGTCGGGGTTTCGGTATCATATTCTTCGTGA